A genomic segment from Idiomarina piscisalsi encodes:
- a CDS encoding MFS transporter, translating into MLKQQLRGISSLLTSISLIGVVVGMTSTLLSLRATIEDFGTLVTGFIMSAYFIGYLFGSTRAPKDIRRVGYIRSLGGLAALAAASILVQAIWVDPIVWFVMRFITGFAISGIFVIVESWLNTMADNKSRGTLLSIYLVIIYSGLIAGQLILGVADPAGFVAFAIVALLINLALIPILVSVTVEPTTHENKKVPVSLLLKTVPLGVVNAFIMQACYAMFYGIGPMYASYIGLSVFQITLFMAAFILGGLISQTPFGLLSDRIDRRFVIAICAAGGTAIAVLLSQLGASNAILIYIAVGLLGAFILPLYSLGMAHTNDYLEKDQMVGATGAIIKIGGAGSIIGAPAVAALMQFGAINFFFLLLASLTALVCLYTLYRVTRRAKAEDQLHSNFAILAPSQTSDELLTSMAEEAPESPEEDEEEEDSEIESNAILR; encoded by the coding sequence ATGCTAAAACAACAACTTCGGGGAATCAGCTCATTGCTTACCAGCATCAGTCTCATTGGTGTTGTCGTAGGGATGACCAGTACCCTGTTAAGTTTACGTGCCACTATTGAAGACTTCGGCACACTGGTTACCGGTTTTATCATGTCAGCCTATTTCATTGGCTACCTGTTTGGGTCAACCCGTGCCCCTAAAGACATTCGTCGTGTTGGTTATATTCGATCGTTAGGCGGTCTGGCCGCACTCGCAGCAGCAAGTATCTTAGTCCAGGCTATTTGGGTCGACCCTATTGTCTGGTTTGTTATGCGTTTCATTACCGGCTTTGCTATCTCCGGTATTTTTGTGATTGTCGAAAGCTGGTTGAACACCATGGCGGACAACAAAAGTCGCGGCACGCTGCTTTCTATCTATTTAGTCATTATTTACAGCGGCTTAATTGCCGGTCAGCTCATACTGGGCGTTGCCGACCCGGCGGGCTTTGTCGCCTTTGCTATTGTGGCCCTACTTATTAACTTGGCGCTTATCCCTATTTTGGTCAGCGTGACCGTTGAACCGACCACTCATGAAAACAAAAAAGTGCCGGTTTCCCTGTTATTAAAAACGGTTCCGTTAGGGGTGGTAAACGCCTTTATCATGCAAGCCTGCTACGCAATGTTCTACGGCATTGGTCCCATGTACGCGTCTTACATTGGTTTGAGTGTTTTCCAAATTACTCTATTTATGGCGGCCTTTATTTTGGGCGGTCTCATTTCACAAACACCATTTGGTTTGCTGTCTGACCGTATTGACCGTCGTTTCGTTATTGCCATTTGTGCCGCTGGCGGTACCGCTATAGCTGTACTGCTTTCCCAGCTCGGTGCCTCTAACGCTATTTTAATTTACATAGCAGTTGGGCTATTGGGCGCCTTTATCTTGCCGCTTTACTCACTCGGCATGGCGCACACCAATGACTATCTGGAAAAAGATCAAATGGTTGGCGCCACTGGAGCCATTATCAAAATTGGTGGTGCGGGCTCTATCATTGGGGCACCAGCCGTTGCCGCACTTATGCAGTTTGGTGCCATTAATTTCTTCTTCTTATTATTGGCCAGTCTTACCGCGCTAGTCTGTTTATATACGCTGTACCGCGTCACTCGCCGTGCAAAAGCAGAAGACCAGTTGCACAGCAACTTCGCTATTTTGGCTCCGTCACAAACCTCTGACGAGCTATTAACATCAATGGCGGAAGAAGCGCCTGAAAGTCCAGAAGAAGACGAAGAAGAAGAGGATAGCGAAATCGAAAGTAACGCTATCCTCCGTTAG
- a CDS encoding DUF2066 domain-containing protein → MSRLLSRFAFIASITLLTMLYNGAAQAKLVDNLYSAEVEVASQSNAHRQQAIREAFERVILKVTGQPESIEHEAVKRALRSVSNYLIQYGYSDNQGQRTLSATFDGTKIRSLLAEHQLPYWGSRRPELLMWIAAENDDGRRIILDSFGQSVFEQQLEFYSRQFSLPIRRPLMDLTDSFTISAMDVWARFMQPIKDTSKRYGTDGIFVGKITHHAESEEPWKLDWSVEVGDRRLYGQVSATSKDWLAEPLMQQLMAKLSSIYSVTASDDSVSQTMTIKVEGLNKLQHVLALESFLRSVVSVEDVALKHYSQDLSEFDIVINGSLDHVIQAINLDGRLQIRDMGPFVSMSENQVQTYEWRGDN, encoded by the coding sequence ATGTCACGGTTGCTAAGTCGCTTTGCGTTTATTGCGTCAATTACATTGCTGACAATGCTATACAACGGCGCTGCTCAGGCAAAGCTGGTTGATAACCTGTACTCGGCAGAGGTGGAAGTTGCTTCACAGAGCAATGCGCATCGCCAGCAAGCCATTCGGGAAGCCTTTGAACGGGTTATTTTGAAAGTAACCGGACAACCGGAGTCTATTGAGCATGAAGCCGTAAAGCGAGCATTGCGTAGTGTCAGTAATTACCTGATTCAGTATGGCTATAGTGACAATCAGGGGCAGCGTACATTAAGCGCGACGTTTGATGGTACGAAAATTCGTTCGTTGTTGGCAGAACACCAGTTACCTTATTGGGGCAGTCGTCGGCCAGAGCTTTTAATGTGGATAGCTGCTGAAAATGACGACGGGCGTCGCATTATTCTGGACAGCTTTGGGCAATCGGTTTTTGAGCAGCAGCTCGAATTTTATTCGCGTCAATTCAGCCTGCCTATTCGCCGGCCGTTAATGGATTTAACCGATTCTTTCACTATTTCCGCTATGGATGTTTGGGCGCGTTTTATGCAACCAATAAAAGACACATCCAAGCGCTATGGTACTGACGGTATTTTCGTTGGAAAAATCACCCATCATGCTGAAAGCGAAGAGCCATGGAAGCTAGACTGGTCGGTAGAGGTAGGTGACAGACGCTTATACGGTCAGGTTTCAGCGACCAGTAAAGACTGGCTGGCGGAGCCGCTTATGCAACAGCTGATGGCTAAACTGTCTTCCATATACAGTGTTACGGCGTCAGATGACAGTGTCAGCCAAACCATGACTATTAAAGTGGAGGGCTTAAATAAGCTCCAGCACGTTTTAGCACTGGAGTCGTTTCTGAGAAGTGTTGTGTCGGTTGAGGATGTTGCCTTAAAACATTACTCGCAAGACCTGTCTGAGTTCGATATCGTTATTAACGGTTCGCTCGATCATGTTATTCAAGCGATAAATCTTGATGGTCGCTTGCAAATTCGAGACATGGGGCCGTTTGTGAGTATGAGTGAAAACCAGGTACAAACTTATGAATGGCGTGGGGACAATTAA
- the hda gene encoding DnaA regulatory inactivator Hda, with the protein MAWGQLMPPQQLPLAVQLPDDETFETFHEGDNSTALKWLRVLPEKQAPLDISEQLTWLSGPEGVGKSHLLHSLVGASSETSRVFYLPLKELSDVEPAAVLQGAEQASIICLDDVDKVTEDESWCYELFALINRVTDNEYSRLVMTAKQSALKTAVSLPDLQSRFQWATAFQLQPLTDEDKAQVLSLRAQFRGLELPDDVAAFMIQRLGRSMRELMSTLNELDKASITYQRRLTIPFIKKILAV; encoded by the coding sequence ATGGCGTGGGGACAATTAATGCCGCCGCAGCAGTTGCCATTAGCCGTTCAACTTCCTGACGATGAAACCTTTGAGACGTTTCACGAGGGCGACAACAGTACCGCGCTAAAATGGCTGCGAGTGCTGCCGGAAAAGCAAGCGCCACTCGACATAAGCGAGCAACTGACTTGGCTCTCAGGTCCTGAGGGCGTTGGTAAAAGCCACTTATTGCATAGCTTAGTCGGTGCCTCCTCTGAAACCAGCCGTGTTTTTTACCTTCCTTTAAAAGAGCTGAGTGACGTAGAGCCAGCGGCGGTGCTGCAAGGTGCTGAGCAGGCCAGTATTATCTGCCTGGATGATGTCGATAAGGTGACTGAGGACGAGAGCTGGTGTTATGAATTATTTGCACTGATTAACCGAGTGACAGATAACGAGTACAGTCGGTTGGTGATGACGGCGAAACAATCGGCGTTAAAAACCGCGGTAAGCTTGCCGGACTTACAGTCCCGTTTTCAATGGGCAACCGCCTTTCAGCTGCAGCCTCTAACCGATGAGGACAAAGCTCAGGTGTTGTCGCTAAGAGCGCAGTTTCGAGGGCTTGAGTTACCGGATGACGTGGCGGCTTTTATGATTCAACGCTTAGGCCGCTCGATGCGAGAGTTGATGAGCACGCTGAATGAGCTGGATAAGGCGTCGATTACTTACCAACGCCGGTTAACCATTCCTTTTATTAAAAAAATTCTGGCCGTTTAG
- a CDS encoding DUF2069 domain-containing protein, translating into MPTSPQFYRVLTHLCYWPLLILVSLWHSLPDSAPASLPTTLSLLFWVLPLLFPLPGLIRGKPYTHAWANFILMLYFLHALTTLWTHPDERIWAALELLFAVGAFIGATGFARYKGRELGLGLKKLNDQD; encoded by the coding sequence ATGCCAACATCCCCACAGTTTTATCGAGTATTAACTCATTTATGTTACTGGCCACTACTGATTTTAGTATCGCTTTGGCATAGCCTGCCCGATTCCGCGCCGGCGTCTTTACCCACAACCTTATCTTTATTGTTTTGGGTATTGCCATTGTTATTTCCGTTACCCGGCCTTATTCGCGGCAAGCCTTACACTCACGCCTGGGCTAACTTTATTTTAATGCTGTATTTTTTACATGCGTTAACCACCCTGTGGACCCATCCCGATGAACGTATCTGGGCGGCATTAGAGCTACTTTTTGCAGTAGGCGCATTCATTGGGGCAACGGGGTTCGCACGCTATAAAGGACGTGAATTAGGTTTGGGTCTGAAAAAACTGAACGATCAGGACTAA
- the wrbA gene encoding NAD(P)H:quinone oxidoreductase, with protein MTQVLILYYSRGGATQQLADAIAEGVASAGGEALLRTVNTASDAASERDLEVNTKDLEQCDALILGSPTRFGHMASGLQNFWESTSAQWLSATLADKPGAVFTSSSSLHGGQESTLLSLALPLLHHGMLLVGLPYSEPALHQTDSGGSPYGASHVDHSGKLTDHERQLAVALGKRVASAAQKLMS; from the coding sequence ATGACACAGGTTTTAATCCTCTATTACAGCCGCGGTGGTGCAACTCAACAATTGGCCGATGCCATTGCAGAAGGAGTAGCCAGTGCCGGCGGAGAAGCATTGCTGAGAACGGTTAATACCGCCAGTGACGCCGCCAGTGAGCGTGATTTAGAGGTCAACACAAAAGACCTTGAGCAGTGCGATGCACTCATTCTCGGCAGCCCGACACGCTTCGGGCATATGGCTTCTGGGTTACAGAATTTTTGGGAAAGCACCTCAGCACAATGGCTATCAGCAACGTTAGCAGACAAGCCAGGTGCGGTATTTACCTCGTCCAGTTCTTTGCATGGCGGCCAGGAATCAACATTACTGAGCCTTGCTTTGCCATTGTTGCACCATGGCATGTTATTAGTCGGTCTGCCCTACTCTGAACCGGCGTTACACCAAACGGATTCCGGCGGGTCACCGTATGGTGCCAGCCACGTTGACCATTCCGGCAAACTCACCGATCACGAACGTCAATTGGCTGTTGCTCTGGGTAAGCGCGTTGCCTCTGCCGCTCAAAAGTTAATGTCTTAG
- the arsC gene encoding arsenate reductase (glutaredoxin) (This arsenate reductase requires both glutathione and glutaredoxin to convert arsenate to arsenite, after which the efflux transporter formed by ArsA and ArsB can extrude the arsenite from the cell, providing resistance.): MSEVTIYHNPRCSKSRQTLELLKEKSIEPEVVEYLKTPPNAAELKDILNKLGLSADELMRKKEAIYKELGLAGVSDENELITAMVNNPKLIERPIVIKGDKAAIGRPPESVLDIL, translated from the coding sequence ATGAGCGAAGTAACAATTTATCATAACCCACGTTGTTCAAAATCAAGACAAACCCTTGAGCTTCTCAAAGAAAAGTCTATTGAACCAGAGGTTGTGGAATACCTCAAAACCCCGCCAAATGCTGCGGAGTTAAAGGATATTTTAAATAAACTTGGTCTTTCTGCAGACGAACTGATGCGCAAAAAAGAAGCCATCTACAAGGAGCTGGGGCTCGCTGGCGTTAGCGACGAAAACGAGTTGATAACGGCTATGGTCAATAACCCTAAACTCATTGAGCGCCCTATCGTGATAAAAGGCGACAAAGCCGCGATTGGCCGTCCGCCTGAATCGGTACTGGATATTCTTTAA
- a CDS encoding TlpA disulfide reductase family protein, which produces MKLAVIAFAASFLLLGCSEQANVTTDNGKTYDWSSMHGKTVVVNYFAEWCAPCLRELPELNEFHHQKPDNVELIGVSFDPMSNEDLAALKEKHGIEFPLVLTQPAPAFPFERPNMLPATYVIRSDGSVDGPLMGEQTLGSLKNAVGAE; this is translated from the coding sequence ATGAAACTCGCGGTCATTGCTTTCGCTGCTTCTTTTCTGCTGTTGGGCTGCTCTGAGCAGGCCAATGTTACTACGGATAATGGAAAAACCTACGACTGGTCGTCGATGCACGGAAAGACGGTTGTTGTGAATTACTTTGCCGAGTGGTGTGCGCCTTGTTTAAGAGAGTTGCCAGAGCTTAACGAGTTTCATCACCAAAAGCCTGACAATGTCGAATTGATAGGTGTGAGTTTTGATCCAATGTCGAACGAAGACTTAGCTGCATTGAAAGAAAAGCACGGCATCGAGTTTCCGCTCGTGTTAACTCAGCCCGCTCCCGCTTTCCCTTTTGAACGTCCGAATATGTTGCCGGCAACTTACGTGATTCGGTCTGATGGCAGTGTCGATGGCCCACTAATGGGCGAGCAGACGCTGGGCTCGCTTAAGAACGCAGTAGGGGCTGAATAA
- a CDS encoding beta-barrel assembly-enhancing protease, with the protein MYKTLLKTLLPAVVAVTTFFTAFAYSAQDSRRLPEIGTTGAAFLSIEREQVVGDFYMRQVRAQAPILYDPVLDSYLSNLGQRLVRHSSGVKYPFNFFWIRNKQINAFAFMGGYVGVHTGLIEEARTESELAAVLGHEVAHVTQRHIVRRMQEQQQNMPMTIAGVIGSILLGMANPEAGMAGLYTTLGATSQSQINYTRLYEKEADRIGLSVLLAAGFDPMGAPDFFGRLAEKYRYVSKPPEMLMTHPLPESRIADTRARAESMRRADVKPSLEFALAKARVQARYTQNPSVSDFQDMAESNNPITQRAGAYGLAIIALDRGQLNTASEHMETLLRDDPSNPFYIDVQTDILLGQENYQYVMDWLESKYIRQPTEPVITINFANAALTSGNGKLAEKLLREFLLQNPSHPLALDLLTRVYEKSGKRAAMYETRAEALALRGNFSLAINQLHTAHNHTDNDVTRKRINARIDQLRAMENQARNMM; encoded by the coding sequence ATGTATAAAACGCTGCTAAAAACTTTGTTGCCCGCTGTTGTCGCTGTTACCACCTTTTTTACTGCATTTGCATACAGCGCACAAGACAGTCGCAGACTTCCGGAAATAGGCACCACGGGTGCAGCCTTTCTGAGCATTGAACGCGAACAAGTGGTTGGCGACTTTTACATGCGTCAGGTAAGAGCGCAGGCCCCCATTCTTTACGATCCGGTACTCGATAGCTACTTAAGCAACTTGGGACAACGTTTGGTTCGTCACAGCAGCGGCGTCAAATACCCATTTAACTTTTTCTGGATACGTAATAAGCAAATTAATGCATTTGCCTTTATGGGCGGATATGTCGGTGTTCATACGGGGCTTATAGAAGAAGCCCGCACCGAGTCAGAACTTGCTGCCGTCTTAGGTCACGAAGTGGCACACGTAACGCAGCGTCACATTGTTCGGCGCATGCAAGAACAGCAACAAAATATGCCAATGACCATTGCCGGTGTTATTGGCTCCATTCTATTAGGCATGGCAAACCCAGAAGCCGGCATGGCCGGTCTGTACACCACACTCGGCGCTACCAGCCAGTCACAAATTAATTACACACGACTTTATGAAAAAGAAGCGGACCGTATCGGCTTATCAGTGTTGCTGGCGGCCGGCTTTGATCCGATGGGCGCACCCGATTTTTTTGGCCGCCTGGCGGAAAAGTATCGTTATGTCAGCAAGCCACCAGAGATGTTGATGACGCATCCGCTGCCTGAATCCCGTATCGCTGATACCCGAGCACGCGCTGAATCTATGCGCCGTGCCGACGTTAAGCCAAGTCTTGAATTTGCGCTGGCTAAGGCTCGCGTGCAAGCTCGTTACACCCAAAACCCTTCCGTATCCGATTTTCAGGACATGGCTGAGAGTAACAACCCAATCACACAACGCGCTGGTGCCTACGGCCTGGCTATTATTGCCTTGGATCGCGGTCAGTTAAATACGGCTTCAGAACATATGGAAACACTGCTCCGGGACGACCCCAGCAATCCATTTTATATTGACGTTCAAACCGATATTTTACTGGGGCAGGAAAACTACCAGTACGTTATGGATTGGTTAGAAAGCAAATACATTCGTCAGCCAACCGAACCGGTTATTACCATAAACTTCGCCAATGCGGCACTTACGTCCGGTAACGGGAAGCTGGCAGAAAAGCTGTTGCGCGAATTTCTGCTGCAAAATCCAAGTCACCCACTTGCGCTGGACTTACTGACCCGGGTCTATGAGAAAAGCGGCAAACGAGCGGCCATGTATGAAACACGCGCTGAAGCGTTAGCATTACGAGGTAATTTCTCACTGGCCATTAACCAGCTTCATACCGCCCATAATCACACCGACAATGACGTCACCCGTAAGCGCATCAACGCCCGTATTGACCAGCTGCGGGCAATGGAAAATCAAGCCCGTAACATGATGTAA
- a CDS encoding AI-2E family transporter codes for MFDYIKQWYQRKFADPNAVTLFLLLVVTVVVIVLFGNLLAPLIVAIALAYLLDWPVTRLMYMGMSRLSATVITFVAFLALAITVLLTLVPVIWQQSMTLIQELPNMIGNLQIWLHKLPEMFPSVIDESQINELTQSLKNRVVGFGESLVTVSLTSLVNLMAMLVYLIVVPLLIFFMLKDRDVLMANFSKLLPSNRALITQVGQEMNLQIMNYIRGKVIEIIVVAIVSFVTFSLFGLQYALLLAILVGFSVLIPYIGAAVVTIPVVLVALFQFGPTAPFVWVTVAYLVIQALDGNLLVPLLFSEAVSLNPVYIIAAVLIFGGIWGFWGVFFAIPLASLVKAVITAWDTGASGIEPPVEEAKKASS; via the coding sequence ATGTTTGATTACATAAAGCAGTGGTATCAACGTAAGTTTGCCGATCCTAACGCAGTCACCTTATTTCTGTTGCTGGTGGTGACAGTCGTTGTCATTGTTCTGTTTGGTAACTTACTGGCCCCTCTGATTGTTGCTATTGCATTGGCTTACTTACTAGACTGGCCGGTAACCCGCCTTATGTATATGGGCATGTCTCGCTTAAGTGCGACTGTTATTACGTTTGTGGCGTTTCTGGCGCTGGCCATTACTGTGCTGTTAACACTGGTTCCGGTGATTTGGCAGCAAAGTATGACTCTTATTCAAGAATTGCCAAACATGATAGGCAACTTACAGATATGGCTGCATAAACTACCGGAAATGTTTCCAAGCGTTATTGATGAAAGCCAAATTAATGAACTGACGCAGTCTCTGAAAAACCGTGTTGTTGGCTTTGGGGAAAGTTTGGTGACTGTCTCGCTGACGTCCTTGGTAAACCTGATGGCGATGCTGGTGTATTTAATCGTCGTCCCCCTGCTTATTTTCTTCATGCTGAAAGATCGCGACGTGTTAATGGCTAACTTCAGTAAGTTACTGCCGTCTAACCGTGCGCTTATCACTCAGGTTGGACAGGAAATGAACCTGCAAATCATGAATTACATTCGTGGTAAGGTGATTGAAATTATTGTCGTGGCGATAGTGTCCTTTGTCACTTTCAGCCTGTTTGGGCTTCAGTACGCCTTGTTGTTAGCTATTTTGGTCGGCTTCTCGGTGCTTATTCCCTACATTGGTGCGGCGGTAGTCACTATTCCGGTGGTGTTAGTGGCGTTGTTCCAGTTTGGACCGACGGCACCGTTTGTGTGGGTAACGGTTGCTTATCTCGTTATTCAGGCGCTTGACGGTAATTTATTAGTACCTTTGCTGTTCTCCGAAGCCGTTAGCCTAAACCCGGTCTATATTATCGCGGCGGTATTGATATTCGGCGGTATTTGGGGGTTCTGGGGCGTGTTCTTTGCTATTCCATTGGCCAGTCTGGTCAAGGCGGTCATTACCGCATGGGACACCGGAGCAAGCGGAATAGAGCCACCAGTAGAGGAAGCCAAAAAAGCCTCGTCATAA